The genomic region cctctgtaaaaaccttttaaTTTAACATGTCCAAAAAGTTAAACATGAATTTTGAACCTGACTTCatccaatattcagatttttgttttagaaatgtatgcaaattagtgcatatttaaGTAGATAgcgcctcatttgcatatttaaacataacattttagaaatcttgtaatacaaaaaatgtttgcaatttttaatgtaatcaacCAGCTGGGAaagtatggtgatatctattagttattttttttaccctattcacctggggtgtctcgccttaatataaaaatgtaaactatatacattttcatttaattgtaaataacatGCAGTTAAGTGTATGAAAACATTGCAGTACATTCAATTTTCTattaagtatattattttaaattgtattatttccATAATACAGTGAGTGCTCTTTTTAAGAGTTCACAtcttttttcacaagggtatgCACACATTTATAAAATGGATAGTTCCAGCCCTTGATTCTGATTTGTTTAGCTGCATTCAAAGCcattgaaaacatacagctgagCGCATTACATAAGTATTGCTGCGCCACTGAATATGTATGTTGCTGTCTCTGTCTTAGCAACCattcttagcaacgtaaacattTGTTTGCTCTctattgattttgttcattgaagcttactgcattatgtagaagagtattgtgagagagaTATAGAGTAAATTACCTGCattcaaatttagcattttccttcaggccAGTATGTTCATAGTAAAAAATCTGTGTGAATGTCCGTTGTAATCTTgaccttttaaaggtgccctagaattgtaaattgaatttaccttagcacagttaaataattagagttatgtacatggaaatggcatacagtgagtctcaaacaccattgtttcctccttcttatgtaaatttgatttgtgcaaaagacctctgaagaacaggtgattctcaacataacaccaactgtgacacaacagtcgggatcattaatatgtacgcccccaacttttgcatataccagcccatgttcaaagcattagacaagccagtattaaagtctggagcagcacagcagaatcaacagacattatgcaggtaagcaagcaaggacaatagcggaaaatggcagatgaagcaataataactgacatgatccatgatatcatgatatatttagtgatatttgtaaattgtctttctaaatgtttcgttagcattttgctaatgtactgttaaatgtgattaaagtggttctttataaatatcaccaacagtgtgtaatgttagctttagtcCCATTAGCCGCAGCCTAGctgctatcaaactcattcagaatcaaatgtaaacatccaaataaatactatacatgatctgatatgctgcatgacgaacactttgtaaagatccattttgagggctATActgtattagctgtgtgaactttgtttatgcaatgtattatagagttgcgagcttgggggcTTGTTCCATGTTCAGAACAAGTTTCAATATACAAGTCGTTGTGACTTTgtgactcgctcataaagacaatctttgccgccatctaatggcataagaaatgtaacttctgttccTATTCATAGTCAGGGGCTATTTTTCCAGCAGAAGGAAgccttttaatgattttacttaATGAAAGGCAGAGTGCCTAAAAACCCATAatctgttataaattcactgtaaaccacagctTCACGGGGCTTATTACTTTAATTTACACCtgtccagaaaaaaaaaaaaaatactcaagTGGTTGGGTCAATATTTTACTATGCAACATGCAACAATGCCACACAAAGAGAGGCAAAACTAATCTACTTTGCATCTGTTGTGGTTTAAACATGGCTCTTTGTGCTTCTAAAGTTGAGTACTTCTCAATAGAGTGTGTTTTTCTTTCTGATTTGGGGAAAGAGGATGTCTTTCATTTGAAATAGTTGCTTCTCCTTCTCCAAAACACGTAATATTTCCCTGAGGAAGTGCTCTCTTACGTGACTCCCATGAGAATTGCTCCATTCTTGATCGAATAGACAATTGCCATAGTATTCCTTCTTTTCACAACCTGTAGTAATGACTTCccacaaaaacaaatatgtttGCTTCGGCCAAGTGTTTAGACCTGTTATAGGAAACAACTGCATCTGCAGTCAACAGCCGTACCTTCATGCACCTGCTCGCAGTAGACGTGACTGCCTGCATTCCCTCGCAACATGAATCCGAGCAGATTCCACCGTCCTGCACCAGGAGTCACTGGGTTTCCCTTCCATCTCTGGTATGTGGATCAGGGTCAACCACAGATGGTTATCACTGTCAGGTTTGAATGAGAAATTAAGATAGTGATCCAATGCATTAAACTGACAGATTTGACTGTTTACAGAGCTTGCTGAAGGTTGTTTATAAAGAAGGTCTTACTGTCTGCAGGATTGAACATACGACTATCACTTAAGGCTATCTGCTGTACGTGTGCCATAACACAAGAGTGACCGTGATCTGAATCTTGAACTGTAATTCTCAAATATGTCTCAAGTCTGGACATGAAATAGTCTGGGAACAGGAGACTTGTTTTGGGCTATAAGAAAGCAGAAGGCTGGATATTGGCTTGTCTGAGCTCTACTCGAAAACCCTtaagttacattgtaatttaaCAAACTCTTTTCAACTCTCAATTGAATTTATCATGaggtaccaaacatgctagaaatgCATTAAATGCAACTGCTAATGTATGCTATTCACACtacgaaacaggaagttgttgtaactcaggcataaaatgtccaatctgccccaAAGAGTCCTGCCCTGAACACAtgtacatggcaatattcattTATAGTAATAGCGCCACCCACTAGCAACAGGAAGTGATGTGTTTAACATTGTGATGCTGTACTAGCAACACACTAAAACATGCTACAAACattctaaaacatgctagcaacacttAGCTGAGTGCTAAAGCATACTATTATcgtcatgaaacaggaagttgttgtagcTCAAGCATACAATCTGCCTCAAACTTCCCATGTTTAGTAAGTGCCCTGggctgaagacatctacatgccatAAATTAGTCATATCATCACCAGCTGGTAGCAGGAAGTGGGTTTTCCTAAAGGCACTGGGGGGTGATGCCATATacaagggccctttcatcgctgcttgcagctttaatttagtACTGAAATTtataagtaataataattaaatctaatttaaaatgaAGCATTTACTCAATATTCATGAGTGTGTTGtttgcttagcaacatgctaaggACAAACTATGCTATATTGACTTAACTATACTATTTTAAATCTGTCATGATTACTGTCTTGTGTTGTGGATTCTTATTTTGAATTATAGTTTTGTTCCCATTGTTCCTGTTTTCTTACTTCCTGTGTATAGTTCCTTTTGTCTTTGCTGCCTTGTTATTTTCAATAGTTACCCTTGTTTTTTGCCATAGCTACTCTTGTTTGTTTCCATAGCAACTAATCACCTTTGCCTATCCCTTGTTAGCCTTTGTTATTTAGTGCATAAATAGCCCTCGTGTTTTCTTGTTCCTTTGCCAGTCGTTGTTTGCTGTCTGTGTGTGAACCTGTTCGCCATTGCACCCCATGTTCCTAGATGTTAGTGTttgatgttgttttgtttgaatTAAAACTCCTGCACTTAGAGCTGCTTCTTCAACTGCTTTCTGTGCTTCCAGCAATACAAAATGTAGATGATTTAAGTGGCTCACGAAGTTGCTATGTTTTTTATATCATTcactggtcccactttatattaggtggttTTAACttctatgtacttacatttaaattaaaaatttgatacaatgcacttattatgtacatacatgtttgtACTTATAGTTTAAAAATACTTACATGTAATAACATGTGTAactaatttctgtaattacatttatagttaaactgttgacccatcccttacacctaaACCCTAGCCATACCACTAAACCCGTCCCTAATCTTACCCGTATCCCAACTCAGTAGCAGAAAAAGTTTTTTGCAATACAATACGAACACAATAATTACATAgtacttattttttatgtaagtacatagtagttaaggccacctaatataacgTGGGACCCATTCACTTGTAAATTTAAGTTAGAATACGTTTGAGCCTCATTCAAAGCTGTTATACAATACTCTATAAACAGAAGAAGAATTATTAGGCAGAAGAATTATTAGTTGTTATCAATAAACTACTAAATTTTTGCTGCTGAAACCTTGCCATGTAttgtttatgttaaaaaaaataagataaaagATAAAAGGCAACATGTATCATTTCATATGAATGTTAAGTATCTGAGTAAGCAGAGGGTTCCTAttcatttatattgtttttataatacGTTTCATGCCTTACAGTACAGCTATAagcataatataaattaaatattcattttcaaatctaaccaaaacataatttaatcagtttttattttcaaagtaTTCTCAAAATATTAAGCTCCTACACTCTCAGgaaaaaggtacaaaagctgtcactggaATGTTACCCTTTCAAAACGCACATCTCTGTGAGTTTCCAAGAGTATCTCAAAGGTTTATATTTGTACGAAAAGTGTACATATTAGTATCTAAATGGTACATATATATCTGTATTAGAACCTTTTTAAAGGGTACCTtcccagtgacagcttttgtaccaTTTTGTCTGAGAGTGTACAAATAGATCAAGACCTGATCCCAATTCCCAATGCAATAAAAGGAAAACTAGGAACCGTCAGACAATGAGTGCTGTAATCACCCTaggttggaaaaaaaaaaaaaaaaactgagcaaACACATGATCTAAAAGATAGAATTTTCCTTAAAATGAGTGCATTCTAACTTGCAGACATACATGCACCTGCATCCACTGCTAATGGCctaaacaaaactgaaaatcttAGAGAACACAAAGGCAAAGAttaaaacaaagcacaaagtgtTATGACAACCACAACAATTTAGCCGTAATCAGTTTCCGTCCTAGCCACATTGGTTCCTCTCACTGAGTGTTTTTCCACTGTTTTTCCATTTCTCCCCTAGTAGTTTGTTAACTGCACATCTGAAGGAATGTGGCGGGAATGTGCAGACAGCATCCTGTTTTTTCTTACACTTAGTCAGCTGTTTACTCTCAAAGAGCTGTGAGCACAAGATGCTTTCATCTCTGCTGAAGAAAGAAGGGGAGGGGGGGGGGTGGCTCTTAAAAAAACACTCTCATATACTGAAGACATGTTGGTAACTACAGCTACTACCTGTTAATAATGCTACTATAATTAAATTTGGTAAaagtatgattaaaaaaaaaaaaaaaaaaaaaaaaattaacacaaTCACACcccaaaatttaattaaaagggTTTTTCCTACATCTTTTATTAGTAATTAGAAATGTATTCGTCTGTCACAATAATGTAATAATCTTTTAATTTTTGCAtcttttgtatttaaatgtggttcatttgattaattaatcagCACTTCATGTAATTGATCTAATACAAAagggtcattgacaaataaggtttttaaaagtgtaaaaaaaaaacataatggagatataattaatttggaAGTtgtattaagtgttaacaatgagattatgtgggtTTTATAATCGATTAACACtgtttttttgatattttttacaAGACGGACaaaatttttaaccaaaaaagtcattcggtttaaccaaaattttggttttaccgaatgacaattttggttataccaaattatattttcaatatCATAGCAaaagctagctagcaaaaggacaatcaagcattttatatttagtacaagtttttaaaatattacaatttatttaaatattacattattttccatgttttatagcggttgtactgAATGACATGATATTTCGGGACATgaattttttcaaatagttacacaaccatgtggtcctttgcagatTTCTgcatgatgtcacatcctgtcacatgatattgaacGCATGACTTGAACGCattatattggttactctgaatgacatcaatgaaattcatttttccggacattctttctcataacaaagcaatgacttctgCACATAATTGTAATACCATTTTGTTGATATatgcaggggcggagccaggggGTGGCCAGGGGTGGCCGTGGCCACCCTTGGCCTAAGCTTGGCCACCCCTTTGGCCACCCCGCTCACAACTGCTGTTTCTGTCTACTTTTTTGTTGACAAGAATTGAGTTTATTTAAACGCAGAACCGTCTCTTTAAGACCACAAAACGGGAGATTTTTCAGACGCGCACTACGCGTTTtagcgccaggcgcaagtcaaacgcGCGCGGAAATGATACAGGTGCTGAATGAGCTTCagcagaacaacagtgaacggCAATATATACTGTAGCTTACGTAAatgtttctcaactggtggCTTGCAAGATCGCGCACTTTTCAATCACGCGCAAATACGGCGCGCTGTATATTACTCACTATAAATGAAGCGCAAAAGTAACTACAAGCATGCAACGTCATAGTTCTGTCATCTATTAAGTCATGAAATAACCAAAAAGGCGATTAAAGCTGCgttaaaactgtgcatgcatgtatgcagatctattatatatatatatatatatatatatatatatatatatatatatatatatatatatatatatatatatatatatatacagctatgaaaaaaattaagagaccacttaacattgatttctgaacttggagtggtctcttaattttttccatagctgtatatatatatatatatatatatatatatatatatatatatatatatatgcgacTAAAATATTCTGCTATATGTGAAATCACAATATGGCACAAGCTGatatgtattgttttttttttaatgcataaataaatgtgagaactgtgcatttgtactagaagatgctaattttgcgttaatttataaagtacaaacaaaaatgtatcacatttaaatgcataattaattTTCCATTCTGGCATTTATGTGCTGTTTACTTCTGCTTACGCATCAGCAAATGAGATTTCAaaagagaacatttttttttctttgtactgAGTTTAATTTACGTATGATAGATctgttgcaattatttattttgacaatatagAAAGTTAAACATTAAGTGTTTACTTTTTTGGTTAATTTTTGAAACAGACAAACTCAGAATTTTTGAACTTCATTGAAATTCAGTGAAGGTTGAATAATCTTTGAACTACAGAATGTAGTTATCTGCATGTCTCAACAATGGATAACAAGCTATTGGGGGTTTTGAGAaccagaaatgactgaacaattCAGCTATAGAGTGAGCCCCTTTATTAATATGCCTGCAAGTGaggaatgataaaaaaaaaaaaaaaaagaaaagaaaaaagaaaaaagaaggtCAAATGCACTCAGCATTCCATGATCTAATTCACTATCTCAATTACAATTAAGTACAAATTAACTgtattcagttgtgttgtaGGCACAGTCCAGTACATTATAGTCAAACtaatttttatgttgaaataatgaatatttCTGTGCCACCCCAGACTGGTTGCTGGCCACTGCCTGGCCACCCCTATGAAAAAATCCTTGCTCCGCCACTGGATATATGTTGTTATAAAATTATGtctgaataaaaaatacatacatttattacattttaagatattttaatcactaatgaaatggctgtattggcctttggacggttgaaccaaatgaccttttgactcttcaaaatctttacaatacctttatatgtagcaaaatataactaaaactgtttggattcaataaaagagatctagttgtacaaCCTTActtactttggatgtcatatcttagttttttattattattaaagcttttggacaaaaaaatgacccaaatACAAAAATCAATTGAAAGCTCTATTAGTTACATTACTCCATTGTCATCCATATAATTATGTAAGGAATTTCAAACATTTTACATAAGAAATTTTTACAAAAGCCAAATTCTATAAATCATCCCACATAATGAGACTCTCTTCTTGCATTATGGAATACCTTACATGTTCCTCGGAATTTCAAAACCGCACGTATTGAGTAAACATTCGGGCAGCTGGAATGGGGTGGTAGACAAAGGGACTGCACATCTCAGCAAGATAAAATACCGTCTCAGAAGACTGTCAAACTCTGcttaaaaaagaaataacaCAAATGTTTTTAGCCTCACCTCACCCATATAGCTAACTTCTCTTCTGACTTTTAAGATAGTTGTGTTGTGTACCTGTTTGAATTCAAGTTCTGCATGAACATTTATCTAAGGAGATCTTAAAGCATCTTAAAGACTTTGTCATAGTAATAAGATATCTCACATAGTTTCACACAGAGTTCACATATATAGGGTCacataaaatgtacttttttaaattaatagttGTACATTTCATAAATTTCCCCTGGTTTCGCTGACAATAAAATTGCCATCTAATATTACACACCCCAGAAAACATCTAAAAGTGCTCATGGAGCCTTTGCAATTCAAAGTGTATGGCTCATACATTTACAAGCCACACAAGTGGATAGAACAAATTATGCATGCAAGTCATTTGTCATTATGGGAGTGTGTTAGATTTGTTTTTGTGGTAGGTTTGTAAAGTATGATGTATATGAGAAGTTGGATTTACATTTATGTAATGAATTTAATGTTTAACAAGGAGTGTAATGTGACATTTCACTCATCTGGAAGTGATCTAATGACTATGTGATACAGAAAACTGCTTTTAGTAGCTCAATAAAGACTTCTGTGTTATTTGATAGTATatagtttgtttatttatagagacaataatacaaaaatagacttcattgaataaattacataaataaactGACTTTTGGATGTAAGCAATTCaagtttaaacattcaagtaTCTGTGAATGACTAATTTTCTTCACAGGAAGAAAACAAGAACAGGTGCAGCATAATTAAATACATATAACAATAGTCAAAACTCGctatatgtataaataataatacacagGTAGTCATGAATAGTTTCCATTTAATTGAAGGTATTTGAGGCAGTAATGGGAACTCTACATAGCACTAAAGTCTTTTACATAATGGACCCAGCAGACAGTAGAAGCCGGTTTGTACTTTAGGAAAACAATAACAGCATTTTTTGGCAAGCGTTGAGCTATTGAAACTTGCTGGTATCTGAACAATAAAAACACCCGACTGAAAGTATGCAATAAATACTTCCGCCTTCACTGAAgggaaaaaaagaggaaaaatggAGGGAAGGAAAAGTcgtaaaaaagaaaagagataaACATTCCTTACGACtacatcttttttcttttctttttttttaacatttagacACTTTCTTGAGCAGTTGATCATAGAAAGCATCAGACACATTCATTTCcaaatcaaatttaaataaatatataaataaataaatattaaaattaagctCTGATACAGAGAAAAACTATCataaataaagtatattaaaataaaacatcaataaATATAGTCAGTGTCAAGGATAGAGATTATATCTAAAGTCTTTCAGTCTGAGGGTATAACCATAACTTCCTGCAAATCTTACTTGTATTATAAAACTATGTTTGCAGTATTTCAACATTGTTTTCAGATTTCAACTCTCTCATTTGTGAATGTCACCATGTAACTGGTGCAGAAGGTgatctgtttttcttttcaccACATAAATCATCCTTGTACATTGGCGAACAGACGTTTCTGCTCCACCTCAACTGAAGAAACTGAGGGTTTGTGCCACAGCATTCAGTTCTGTCTTGAATTCAGAGAATCCACCATGTCTGCCCCCTTCTTCTCTCAAGGAACATCCTCTTCATCCAAGATTGGTTGTTCAAATGCTCACTCGACCGTCGTTTCATCTCTCTCTAACTGATTAAGAGATTCCTGGTTTTGGATTTCTTTTTGGGTGAAGCAGACCGTGAGGCTGTCATGAGGTTGTCTTTAACCACCTTCCTGCAGATGGAAATGACACATTGTTTAGCATCAAAGCAGgatattttgtgttcattggaGCAAAAGCATATGCTAATAGTGCTTATGTTGATGGTGAATTTACCTGAGAGTTGACAGTAGATGATCACTGCTTTTGCCCACGTGATTTGACTGGTCACCAAGTTGGGTCACAATCTCCATATCTGGATTTTCTGAACTGCAGATCAAATTTGAGAATAAGGTTACACACAAAATTCACCAGTTAACAacttaatcattcaaattttgACTAGTAATGCTATTTTATAAAAGATTCTttgtattgaaaataaaatcaaataaataaagtctgTTTTTTTATTGACTTGCTCTTGCAAACCCAGGGAAGGACAAATCCAAATGTCTCTCCCACATAAATATAGACAAAAACAGACAAGGGCTAATGCTGTCCTTGAACAACCAGAGGACTCTTCTGATAAAATTAAACTTGTCCAAAAATAGTTGTCCTTTGCATGACTCATAACTTCTTTAGTCATTAGATGGTTTCTTTTTCCCTCCCTTATTTCCTTTTATCTCAAAAAGGGATGCATATCAGagcttggtaaaaaaaaaaaaaacacacacacacacaagctgcCCTGATCTCTACAGGTCACACACGACCGCCTACGGCATCCGCGACAGACAAAATGACACGTATCGGTCTGATTTCATCTCCAGGGTGAATCTGGAAAGTGCGGAGTCTGAGCTCACCTGGTGTGACAGAAACTGGAACAGGTACGATCAGCGGGATTCGCACATTCACAGCGGCCAGTGGAGCGGCGGCGACGGGAAAGAGGACTTCCCAGACCAAAAGGGGTGATCTTACTGTAGTGAGATGAGAGAGAATTAATTAAAATGCACAAGAAATgtgataaattcatgtttttcagTGTCTGCAGGTGATTAAAATGACATGTTATAGACCTAATTTCACATTGGGACCATTTTACCAGTCATGTTTTTGGGTTTTACAATGAAAAGAAAAGCTTTTATAAATTTAAGGTCCCTTTAATACCTTTTGTAAATTATAAAGCACTTAATTCCCTTAATTTACGCTATATATACAAACTCACCTTGGTGTGTTGACCCAGATGATGTCCAAATGGCAGAAATAGATGCACTCGTTGTCCAACCAGTTGCTACAGGAGCAGCGCTTGGTACGAACCCGTTTGAGAGCAGGTGGATTGCTAGATGCTTCAGGCTGTTCAGATAGTGGATATCCAAACCCTAGAAAACACACAGAATCTATGAAGAAAGGTCTTCACACATGGATTCTTGGTAACCTAAAAATGTATCTCTAAATCTACTGATTTTATTGAAGTTTTACATGACTAAATCAACCTGTATACAGTAGGTACACCAACAAATGTACAGATCAGATCTGAAAGCACAAATTCCCTTTTCATAGAGATATTATTCTATATAATAAGACTAATTCCTTTTCATGTAATCTGATGAATACACAAGTACTATAGATGCAGGATAAAAGCACTACTCTATATAGATATGACACTGAGTAATAATCGCTGCACTTATCTGTAAAGATATTAAGACATAATCGTTTTCTTTGTGTGTTAAGGTTTGGCAAATGTCCACCAGTGGGATCACAAAGTACAAGAGAATACAATGTCTTTTAGGACAATTGAATCATTAGATCTGATTAGTGGAGTCTTCTCTCAGAATCTCAGATGAAAATCCCCATTTAAGCTCCATTAAAATCTCATTGCTGTCAAGCTAAAACAACTGAACTGTATAATTAATCTAACCCTTTTGAAACTGAAAGTGCACACACAAGAAGacagaacacttttttttcttaaaaaaggTAGAAGTATCTTACCTTGCTGCAGCACACATAGTGCAACTGAGATAAAGAGTGCAGTCCACAGTGAGAAAGCCATTATAGTATTTCAAGAGTTTAACACGCCTGTTAAATCCAGTTGAGTGATGATGTACAGTTAGTATCTGCAGTCCACAGTGCTCAAGAGAGAGACCGACAGGTGTTTGTGTTCAACTCAACCTGCCCGCCTTCCATTTATCCTCCCGGACGCTCCGCCCATTCCATCAGCGCGTGGAGCAAACACTGTTACACAACAGTGACTATCCCACTGAGTCCTGAGTCCTTCCTCCTGATTGGTTTTTGGCTTGTGTGATGAGGGGGTGAATAAAAGAAAGGTATGGAACAAGGAGTGATGTCATTAACTCCCCCTGGATAAGTCAGAGTCACAGAAACAGGAAACCTTTTTCCGCAGGGGAGCCCACGTGCTGTCATCATCAGAGGAGATAGCATTTAATGGCATGTTTTGCATGTGTCCAGGGAGACATTCCACATAAGTGCAGAAACCCCTGGAGGAAAAAGCAGGACTGATAGTGCATGTCCAGGATATCCAGTCCGGGACCACAGATTATGGATATGGAATGGTATAATAAGATATTCCATAAGATATTTAGTGAATCACATTAGGGTTATGGGTACAATTCTTAATTCTATAACTTTAATTGTACatataaacagtaatattgttaaagtatattttaaaataattgttttctatattttttaaatgtaatgtatttaaaacagtcattATTCATGATCACCTTTTTTCAAGATCAGGAATTTATGACATTGACAACATCTTAAAAATCACTATAGTATACTAGTAGTATACTACCATATATGGCCCTTCCCTACACTATACCTAGACCTACTTATTGCGGGaacctatccctaaacctacccgtcacaggaacctatccctaaacctacacATCACAGGAACCGAACCTGTCCCTAAACCTAACTGTCACAAGAACCTATACTAAACCTACCAATCACAGGAACTTATCCCTAAATCTGCCCATCACAGGAACCTATCCATCACAAGAACCTAAACTACCCGTCACAGGAACCTATCCCAAAATCTGTTCGTCACAAGAACCAATCCTTAAACCCATCACAGAAACCTCCCTGTCACAGGAACCTATCCTTAAACTTGTCCATCACAGGaacctatccctaaacctacccgtcataGCAACCTATAACTAAACCTACCTATCACAGAAACCTATACCTTAACCTATACCCATCACAAGAACTTATAACTATACCCAGCACAGGAACCTAACGTAATtcagtgtatgtatgtatgtgtatatgtagtATAAgttacagcactagcctcgagtaccttattgttTCTATAAAACGgctaccacacaatacaaatattaaagcca from Chanodichthys erythropterus isolate Z2021 chromosome 15, ASM2448905v1, whole genome shotgun sequence harbors:
- the edn2 gene encoding endothelin-2 codes for the protein MAFSLWTALFISVALCVLQQGFGYPLSEQPEASSNPPALKRVRTKRCSCSNWLDNECIYFCHLDIIWVNTPSKITPFGLGSPLSRRRRSTGRCECANPADRTCSSFCHTSSENPDMEIVTQLGDQSNHVGKSSDHLLSTLRKVVKDNLMTASRSASPKKKSKTRNLLIS